A section of the Terriglobia bacterium genome encodes:
- a CDS encoding DivIVA domain-containing protein: MSSRLTAMDVEKQDFKRSMRGFDRDEVRLFLTAVSEEIERLNLDNAQLREESGTLRGRIDDFRERERMLQETLVTAQKMSEELAAKTHRESELLIKEARIKAERLLEQAQDQLSRIEAEIGRVKLERDAFENRLRSAIEEHLALLDLRKQERAELDNVRFLRRRNTSTEAG; the protein is encoded by the coding sequence CCGCGATGGACGTCGAGAAACAGGATTTCAAGAGGAGCATGAGGGGGTTCGACCGGGACGAGGTCCGCCTCTTCCTCACCGCCGTGTCGGAGGAGATCGAGCGCCTCAACCTGGACAACGCCCAGCTCCGCGAGGAGAGCGGGACGCTCCGCGGACGGATCGACGACTTCAGGGAGCGTGAGCGCATGCTCCAGGAGACCCTGGTCACCGCCCAGAAGATGTCCGAGGAGCTGGCCGCGAAGACGCACAGGGAGTCCGAGCTGCTGATCAAGGAGGCGCGGATCAAGGCCGAGCGACTCCTCGAGCAGGCCCAGGACCAGCTCTCCCGCATCGAGGCCGAGATCGGGCGCGTCAAGCTCGAGCGCGATGCCTTCGAGAACCGGTTGCGGAGCGCCATCGAGGAGCACCTGGCGCTCCTCGACCTCCGCAAGCAAGAGCGAGCGGAGCTGGACAACGTCCGGTTCCTCCGCCGTCGCAACACCTCCACCGAAGCGGGATGA
- the hutI gene encoding imidazolonepropionase: MIRADLAVVGISELATPEGRTARTGADLGRIRTLRDAAVACRAGVIVFVGTERDFRQAVEMEPGGRVVDARGGTVLPGFVDAHTHLPFAGWRESEFDERLRGATYSEIAARGGGILSTVAATRAAGLTTLVHLVQARLDAMLALGTTTVEAKSGYGLSPEAEVKQLLALRAAADGHPVEVVPTFLGAHTLPPEHQGDREGYLRQLVEEMIPEVARQGLAEYADAFVDAHAFSIDEARRVLLAARERGLGVRVHADQLAANGAAELAAELGAASADHLEYVSDAGIEALARSGTCGVLLPAATFFLMQDRRPPGRRLADGGVPVVAATDFNPGSCPTESMSAVMWFACLTARLGVDETITATTLNAAHSLGRADRIGSLEPGKRADIVVHAVPSRHHLVYRFGVPRVRTVIAAGRVVADDGQVVPRAF; encoded by the coding sequence ATGATCCGCGCCGACCTGGCCGTCGTCGGCATCTCCGAGCTGGCCACCCCCGAGGGCCGCACCGCCCGCACCGGCGCGGATCTCGGCAGGATTCGCACCCTCCGGGACGCCGCGGTGGCGTGCCGCGCCGGGGTGATCGTCTTCGTGGGCACCGAGCGCGATTTCCGCCAGGCGGTGGAGATGGAGCCGGGCGGCCGGGTCGTGGACGCCCGCGGGGGCACCGTGCTTCCCGGGTTCGTCGACGCCCACACGCACCTCCCGTTCGCGGGGTGGCGCGAATCGGAATTCGACGAGCGGCTTCGCGGCGCGACCTATTCCGAGATCGCCGCCCGGGGTGGGGGAATCCTCTCGACCGTCGCCGCGACCCGTGCCGCAGGCCTCACGACGCTCGTCCACCTGGTGCAGGCGCGTCTCGACGCGATGCTCGCCCTCGGAACCACCACGGTCGAGGCGAAGAGCGGGTACGGTCTGTCGCCCGAGGCGGAGGTCAAGCAGCTCCTGGCCCTGCGCGCCGCGGCGGACGGCCATCCCGTGGAGGTCGTTCCCACGTTCCTCGGCGCTCACACGCTCCCCCCGGAGCACCAGGGAGATCGCGAGGGGTACCTGCGCCAGCTCGTCGAGGAGATGATCCCGGAGGTCGCGCGGCAGGGCTTGGCGGAATACGCCGACGCGTTCGTCGACGCGCACGCGTTCTCGATCGACGAGGCTCGGCGGGTGCTACTCGCCGCGCGGGAGCGCGGCCTCGGCGTCCGGGTCCACGCGGATCAGCTGGCCGCGAATGGGGCCGCGGAGCTGGCTGCGGAGCTCGGCGCCGCCTCCGCGGACCACCTCGAGTACGTGTCGGACGCGGGAATCGAGGCGCTGGCGCGGAGCGGGACCTGCGGCGTGCTGCTCCCCGCGGCCACGTTCTTCCTGATGCAGGACCGCCGGCCGCCGGGGCGAAGGCTCGCGGACGGCGGGGTACCCGTCGTGGCCGCGACCGACTTCAATCCCGGCAGCTGCCCGACGGAGTCGATGAGCGCCGTCATGTGGTTCGCCTGTCTCACGGCCCGCCTCGGCGTGGACGAGACGATCACCGCGACCACCCTGAACGCCGCGCACTCCCTCGGCCGGGCGGACCGGATCGGGAGCCTCGAGCCGGGGAAACGCGCGGACATCGTGGTCCACGCGGTTCCGAGCCGCCACCACCTGGTCTACCGGTTCGGCGTCCCGCGCGTCCGCACGGTCATCGCCGCCGGCCGCGTCGTCGCCGACGACGGGCAGGTGGTGCCGCGAGCCTTCTAG
- the rocD gene encoding ornithine--oxo-acid transaminase, whose protein sequence is METVKKSASEYIRIEDEYGAHNYHPLDVVVERAEGVWVWDVEGNKYLDFLAAYSAVNQGHCHPRIRRAMTEQAAKVTLTSRAFRNDQLGPLYRQIAELTGYRRVLPMNSGAEAVETAVKAARKWGYKVKGVPEGKAEILVFSGNFHGRTTTIVSFSDDPQYRDGFGPFTPGFSILPYGDLEAVRRAMNPNVVAVMVEPIQGESGIIVPPFGFLRGIEEACRKHRALLVVDEIQSGLGRTGKLFAYQHEGVRPDIVIVGKALGGGFYPVSAILADDEVMGVFHPGDHGSTFGGNPLAAAVARESLRVLVEEKLVENSERLGAYFLERLRGMKSAHVKEIRGKGLWIGVELSPEAGGARRYCEALMGKGLLCKETHVNTLRFAPPLVITREELDWAMERIEETFRDLA, encoded by the coding sequence ATGGAAACCGTCAAGAAGTCCGCGAGCGAGTACATACGGATCGAGGACGAGTACGGCGCCCACAACTACCATCCGCTCGACGTCGTGGTGGAGAGGGCCGAGGGTGTTTGGGTCTGGGACGTGGAGGGGAACAAGTACCTCGACTTCCTGGCGGCCTACTCCGCCGTGAACCAGGGACATTGCCATCCGCGCATCCGCCGTGCGATGACCGAGCAGGCCGCCAAGGTGACGCTCACGTCACGGGCGTTTCGGAACGACCAGCTCGGTCCGCTCTACCGGCAAATCGCCGAGCTGACCGGCTACCGCCGCGTGCTCCCGATGAACTCCGGTGCGGAGGCGGTCGAGACCGCGGTGAAGGCGGCGCGGAAATGGGGGTACAAGGTCAAGGGGGTACCGGAGGGGAAAGCCGAGATCCTCGTCTTCTCCGGGAACTTCCACGGTCGCACCACCACCATCGTGAGCTTCTCCGACGACCCGCAGTACCGAGACGGCTTCGGGCCGTTCACCCCCGGATTCTCGATCCTGCCGTACGGGGACCTCGAGGCCGTGCGCCGCGCCATGAACCCGAACGTCGTGGCGGTGATGGTCGAGCCGATCCAGGGCGAGAGCGGGATCATCGTGCCGCCTTTCGGCTTCCTCCGGGGGATCGAGGAGGCGTGCCGGAAGCACCGGGCCCTCCTCGTGGTGGACGAGATCCAGTCGGGGCTCGGACGCACCGGGAAGCTGTTCGCGTACCAGCACGAGGGGGTTCGCCCCGACATCGTGATCGTCGGGAAGGCCCTCGGCGGCGGGTTCTACCCGGTCTCGGCCATCCTCGCCGACGACGAGGTCATGGGCGTGTTCCACCCCGGCGACCACGGGTCGACCTTCGGGGGAAACCCGCTGGCCGCCGCGGTGGCTCGCGAATCGCTCCGAGTCCTGGTCGAGGAGAAGCTGGTGGAGAACTCCGAGCGCCTCGGCGCCTACTTCCTCGAGCGGCTCAGGGGGATGAAGAGCGCGCACGTCAAGGAGATCCGCGGCAAGGGGTTGTGGATCGGCGTCGAGCTGTCCCCTGAGGCGGGCGGCGCGCGCCGATATTGCGAGGCCCTGATGGGGAAGGGTCTACTCTGCAAGGAGACCCACGTGAACACCCTTCGTTTCGCGCCGCCCCTCGTGATCACCCGTGAGGAGCTCGATTGGGCCATGGAGCGCATCGAGGAGACGTTCCGCGATCTCGCGTGA
- a CDS encoding MMPL family transporter, which translates to MGPQDGGEPLAGRKQRALLRAEAFSRRRWGLVLLVTALLVALSSWLGSHLELESDILELFPHGNRKIETFKSALRDFGSIDYLMVLLQAGEGEGPDELEDFADLLAEKLQQRRDLVQFVEYRFQPDAGFLKLLSENALLFLPPEELKAVAAKLTDEAILRQFRENRLAQASPTATLAENLVLRDPLGLMPLFLNRLLGHRGALRIDLSDGYYLARDGKSLILLVKPTGPSQDLDFDRTLLAAVRADEAATRAELLQEAGPGAKATAILARYSGNHAMAVEEAGLVRQDVRFNLFASLLTVSALYWLCYRRFAALLYSTVPLMVGQALTFAVAYLVFRRLNSASSSFTALLMGLGTDFTIVMYARYVEERQRGATLAEATGRMVGQTGLGVFTGAITSAGTFYALCISSFGGLFDLGFLIGTGILLCALVIVFLLPAMIAWNEGVRSRKTDVVQKLHLQSFGLERMMPACARHPVATVVAVAALTLAGGWLALRLEFDDSIKALRSNRSESTRTLDEISERFGASLSYMMAIAEGRTVDEAVALTQKVEERLAPFLRDGTIGSAESILSYLPPAAQQERVIAALRAGAGGEFDARRIEATFLKALGENGFRREPFADYLDRMRGFLAPSRPITVLDLEQRGLGRLVDRYVNRGPDGVRIVTYLYPTERRWKREAPPGLVDALTAGDPGVVVTGTNVVGQEMRRVFVRDAIRAVVLGLVLVSVLLLLDFYTLAGFGRPDSGRTFGIRGVRVNLDRLVRSLSLTGVAMSQLLTGVVMMLGLMKVFGIQVNYVNAFVATMILGVGIDYSIHLVNRMNLSGGRVDAGLLETGKAVVLAALMNVGGFGILMLGNYPALRSLGIVALLGSVTCLLTSLSLVPALMARRERKIG; encoded by the coding sequence ATGGGCCCACAAGACGGCGGAGAGCCCCTGGCCGGGCGCAAGCAACGGGCTCTCCTGAGGGCCGAGGCTTTCAGCCGGCGCCGCTGGGGGCTGGTCCTCCTCGTCACCGCGCTCCTGGTCGCGCTGTCGTCATGGCTGGGCTCCCACCTCGAGCTGGAATCCGACATCCTCGAGTTGTTTCCCCACGGCAATCGCAAGATCGAGACCTTCAAATCGGCGCTTCGAGACTTCGGCTCCATCGACTACTTGATGGTCCTGCTGCAGGCCGGGGAGGGGGAGGGGCCGGACGAGCTCGAGGACTTCGCCGACCTGCTTGCGGAGAAGCTCCAACAGCGGCGCGACCTCGTGCAGTTCGTCGAGTACCGGTTCCAGCCGGACGCCGGCTTCCTGAAACTCCTGTCGGAGAACGCCCTGCTGTTCCTGCCGCCGGAGGAGCTCAAGGCCGTCGCGGCGAAGCTCACCGACGAGGCGATCCTGCGGCAGTTCCGCGAGAACCGGCTGGCGCAGGCGTCGCCCACCGCGACCCTCGCCGAGAACCTCGTCCTGCGCGACCCGCTGGGGCTGATGCCGCTCTTCCTGAACCGGCTCCTGGGCCATCGCGGGGCTCTCAGGATCGACCTCTCCGACGGTTACTACCTCGCCCGCGACGGGAAGAGCCTGATCCTGCTGGTGAAGCCGACGGGCCCCTCGCAGGACCTGGACTTCGACCGAACGCTCTTGGCGGCCGTTCGCGCCGACGAGGCGGCGACGCGAGCCGAGCTGCTCCAGGAGGCGGGACCGGGCGCGAAGGCGACCGCGATTCTCGCGCGCTACAGCGGCAACCACGCCATGGCCGTCGAGGAGGCCGGGCTGGTCCGACAGGACGTCCGGTTCAACCTCTTCGCGTCCCTGCTCACGGTCTCCGCGCTCTACTGGCTGTGCTACCGGAGATTCGCCGCCCTCCTCTATTCCACGGTACCGCTCATGGTCGGTCAGGCCCTCACCTTCGCGGTGGCCTACCTGGTGTTCCGGCGGCTGAACTCGGCTTCCTCGTCCTTCACCGCACTCCTGATGGGGCTCGGCACCGACTTCACCATCGTGATGTACGCCCGCTACGTGGAGGAGCGGCAGCGGGGGGCCACCCTGGCCGAGGCCACGGGGCGGATGGTCGGCCAGACGGGGCTCGGCGTCTTCACCGGCGCCATCACGTCCGCCGGAACGTTCTACGCCCTTTGCATCAGCAGCTTCGGCGGCCTCTTCGACCTCGGCTTTCTGATCGGCACGGGGATCCTGCTCTGCGCGCTGGTGATCGTGTTCCTCCTGCCGGCGATGATCGCGTGGAACGAGGGCGTGCGCTCGCGCAAGACGGACGTGGTCCAGAAGCTCCACCTGCAGTCCTTCGGCCTCGAGCGGATGATGCCCGCGTGCGCCCGCCATCCCGTCGCGACCGTCGTCGCCGTCGCCGCTCTCACGCTGGCGGGGGGCTGGCTCGCGCTCCGGCTGGAATTCGACGATTCGATCAAGGCGCTCCGCAGCAACCGGTCCGAGTCCACGCGCACGCTCGACGAGATCTCGGAGAGATTCGGCGCGTCGCTGTCGTACATGATGGCGATCGCCGAGGGGAGGACCGTGGACGAGGCGGTGGCTCTGACGCAGAAGGTCGAGGAGAGGCTCGCGCCGTTCCTGCGCGACGGGACCATCGGGTCGGCCGAGTCGATCCTCTCCTACCTGCCGCCGGCGGCGCAGCAGGAAAGGGTGATCGCGGCGCTCCGGGCGGGCGCGGGCGGCGAGTTCGACGCGCGGAGGATCGAGGCGACGTTCCTGAAGGCGCTGGGGGAGAACGGCTTCCGCCGGGAGCCGTTCGCGGACTACCTCGACCGGATGCGCGGCTTCCTGGCTCCGTCCAGGCCGATCACCGTCCTGGACCTGGAGCAGCGGGGCCTCGGACGGCTCGTGGACCGCTACGTGAACCGCGGTCCCGACGGCGTCCGGATCGTCACCTACCTGTATCCCACCGAGCGGAGGTGGAAGCGGGAGGCGCCGCCGGGGCTGGTGGACGCGCTGACGGCCGGCGATCCGGGAGTCGTCGTGACCGGAACCAACGTCGTGGGCCAGGAGATGCGGAGGGTCTTCGTGCGGGACGCGATCCGCGCGGTGGTTCTCGGCCTCGTCCTGGTATCGGTCCTTCTCCTCCTGGACTTCTACACCCTGGCCGGTTTCGGCCGCCCCGATTCCGGCCGGACCTTCGGGATCCGCGGCGTCCGGGTCAACCTGGATCGCCTGGTCCGGAGCCTGAGCCTGACCGGCGTCGCCATGTCCCAGCTCCTGACCGGCGTCGTCATGATGCTCGGGCTCATGAAGGTCTTCGGAATCCAGGTCAATTACGTGAACGCGTTCGTCGCGACCATGATCCTCGGCGTGGGAATCGACTACAGCATCCACCTGGTGAACCGCATGAACCTCAGCGGAGGGCGGGTGGACGCGGGGCTCCTCGAGACCGGCAAGGCGGTGGTCTTAGCGGCGCTCATGAACGTCGGCGGGTTCGGCATCCTCATGCTGGGGAACTACCCAGCCCTACGGAGCCTGGGCATCGTCGCCCTCCTCGGGTCGGTGACCTGCCTGCTCACCTCGCTGAGCCTGGTGCCGGCCCTCATGGCACGTCGCGAGCGGAAGATCGGCTAG
- a CDS encoding DUF47 family protein, translating to MRLIPRKVEFFALLEQQADNTLKGSRLLQKCFEGFSSADAVYLAAKEIHDVEHAGDDLVHKILDLLNKTFITPLDREDIYNLTSKLDDVLDYVDSVAKRLVTFQIPKPTPHAIELSRIITRASEEIVKGVGLLRNLKEAETLLRQCVRIKQLEEDADQVARDALTSLFKDHGQDPMEVIKWKDLYEHLEVATDKAEDVANILETVLVKYT from the coding sequence ATGCGACTGATCCCGAGAAAGGTCGAGTTCTTCGCGCTCCTCGAGCAGCAGGCCGACAACACCCTCAAGGGGTCCCGGCTCCTGCAGAAGTGCTTCGAGGGTTTCTCCTCGGCGGACGCCGTTTACCTCGCCGCGAAGGAGATCCACGACGTCGAGCACGCCGGCGACGATCTGGTCCACAAGATTCTCGACCTCCTGAACAAGACCTTCATCACGCCGCTGGACCGGGAGGACATCTACAACCTGACCAGTAAGCTCGACGACGTGCTGGACTACGTGGACTCGGTGGCCAAGCGCCTCGTCACCTTCCAGATCCCGAAGCCGACGCCGCACGCCATCGAGCTGAGCCGGATCATCACCCGCGCCTCGGAAGAGATCGTCAAGGGGGTGGGCCTGCTCCGGAATCTCAAGGAAGCCGAGACGCTCCTGAGGCAGTGCGTGAGGATCAAGCAGCTCGAGGAAGATGCCGACCAGGTCGCCCGCGACGCGCTGACCTCGCTGTTCAAGGACCACGGCCAGGATCCGATGGAAGTCATCAAGTGGAAGGACCTCTACGAGCACCTCGAGGTGGCGACCGACAAGGCCGAGGACGTCGCGAACATCCTCGAGACCGTGCTCGTGAAGTACACGTAG